The following are encoded together in the Carassius auratus strain Wakin chromosome 34, ASM336829v1, whole genome shotgun sequence genome:
- the LOC113053098 gene encoding POU domain, class 2, transcription factor 1-like isoform X3 gives MADGGAASQDESSGPDSRMSNPSETSKCAMESGDESTGAQTNGLDFHRQTVQTTSAITNAHAQALLQQLTFTPAQQQLLLQQAQAQLLAAAVQHSASQQSNTTGASISASAATPITLSQPIQITPQLQQLQQQQNLNLQQFVLVQPGHHIATQLQPTQFIISQTPQGQQSLLQAQNLLTQLPQSQANLLQTQPSITLATQPATPTRTIAATPIQSLPHSQTTPKHIDTPSLEEPSDLEELEQFAKTFKQRRIKLGFTQGDVGLAMGKLYGNDFSQTTISRFEALNLSFKNMCKLKPLLEKWLNDAVCAENQTSDQALSSPSSLGSPGLGLEGLNRRRKKRTSIETNIRVALEKSFLEQNQKPTSEEITMIADQLNMEKEVIRVWFCNRRQKEKRINPPSSGSAISTPIKAIFSPTTALALSTASLVTSNTPTTMTVNPVMPLTSTSVSSFTGTTVGSATTNTASVISTAPVVTTAASSPSISPSPSAAQASSSEQTSAQEILTAVSQAPCSLATTLCTGQVMVAAPSLSAALQGATQLPTSASIAAMAAAAGLNPGLMASSQFNPGGALLSLAPGGLGSALSPALMSNSTLATIQGLWSALASSGTLPITSLDGSGNFLFANTCAGSTPNLVTAPLFLNPQNLSLLASNPVSLVSAGGATGALNLHITTDAHQSAVTTATMPASTITTASKAQ, from the exons atggcggacggagGAGCAGCGAGTCAAGATGAGAGTTCAGGACCAG ATTCTAGAATGAGTAATCCATCGGAAACAAGTAAATGTGCAATGGAGAGCGGGGACGAAAGCACTG GTGCCCAAACAAATGGACTGGACTTTCACAGGCAGACTGTGCAAACAACAAGCGCAATCACCAACGCACACGCACAGGCCTTGCTCCAACAG TTGACTTTTACTCCAGCGCAGCAGCAGTTATTGCTGCAGCAGGCTCAGGCTCAGCTCTTAGCAGCAGCGGTGCAGCATTCAGCCAGCCAGCAGAGCAACACTACAGGAGCCAGCATCTCTGCCTCTGCTGCCACCCCCATCACCCTCTCCCAACCCATCCAGATCACACCT cAATTACAGCAACTGCAACAGCAGCAGAACCTCAACCTGCAGCAGTTTGTGCTGGTCCAGCCGGGCCACCACATCGCAACACAGCTGCAGCCGACGCAGTTCATCATCTCGCAGACACCACAGGGCCAGCAGA GTCTCCTGCAGGCCCAGAACCTTCTAACTCAACTACCTCAAAGCCAAGCCAACCTCCTGCAGACCCAACCGAGCATCACACTTGCCACACAG CCTGCTACACCTACACGCACGATAGCAGCGACCCCCATCCAATCCCTTCCTCACAGCCAGACGACACCAAAGCACATCGACACACCCAGCCTGGAGGAGCCCAGCGACCTGGAGGAGCTAGAGCAGTTTGCCAAGACCTTCAAACAGCGACGCATCAAACTGGGCTTCACGCAG GGGGATGTTGGCCTTGCCATGGGAAAACTTTATGGAAACGACTTCAGCCAGACCACCATTTCTCGCTTTGAGGCCTTAAACCTGAGCTTTAAAAACATGTGCAAACTGAAGCCTCTGCTTGAAAAATGGCTCAATGATGCAG TTTGTGCAGAGAACCAGACGTCTGACCAGGCCCTGTCCAGTCCCAGCTCTCTTGGCTCGCCTGGGCTGGGCTTGGAGGGTCTGAATCGGCGCCGCAAGAAGAGGACCAGCATCGAGACCAACATCAGAGTGGCCTTAGAAAAGAGCTTTCTGGAG CAGAACCAAAAACCTACCTCTGAGGAGATCACCATGATTGCGGACCAGCTCAACATGGAGAAGGAGGTGATCCGAGTATGGTTCTGTAACCgcagacagaaagagaagaggATCAACCCACCCAGCAGCGGCAGCGCCATCAGCACTCCTATCAAAGCAATCTTCTCTCCCACTACAGCTCTG GCACTGAGTACAGCAAGTCTTGTGACCAGTAACACACCGACTACAATGACTGTAAACCCAGTTATGCCTCTCACCAGCACCAGTGTCTCCAGTTTTACTG GCACAACTGTTGGCTCAGCTACCACTAACACTGCATCGGTCATCTCCACTGCACCTGTAGTcaccacagcagcatcctctCCTTCGATCAGCCCTTCCCCCTCCGCAGCACAGGCGTCCTCCTCAGAGCAGACTTCAGCTCAGGAGATATTGACGGCAGTAAGTCAGGCACCTTGCTCCTTGGCGACAACTCTGTGCACTGGGCAGGTGATGGTGGCGGCGCCCAGCCTCTCAGCCGCTCTGCAAGGAGCCACTCAGCTGCCCACCAGCGCCAGCATCGCTGCCATGGCTGCAGCCGCAGGCCTCAATCCTGGCCTCATGGCGTCCTCACAGTTCAATCCTGG CGGAGCTCTTCTAAGTTTGGCACCTGGTGGTCTTGGAAGCGCTTTGAGTCCAGCACTGATGAGCAACAGCACCTTGGCCACTATCCAAGGTCTGTGGAGCG CTCTGGCATCTAGTGGCACTCTGCCCATTACATCTCTGGACGGGAGCGGGAACTTTCTGTTTGCCAACACCTGTGCTGGCAGCACCCCTAACCTCGTGACGGCACCCCTCTTTTTGAACCCTCAGAACTTGTCACTGCTTGCCAGTAACCCGGTCAGCCTGGTGTCTGCAGGAGGGGCAACGGGAGCCCTCAACCTGCACATCACCACCGATGCCCACCAGAGCGCTGTTACCACTGCAACTATGCCCGCCTCCACCATCACCACGGCCTCTAAGGCCCAGTAA
- the LOC113053098 gene encoding POU domain, class 2, transcription factor 1-like isoform X7 yields MADGGAASQDESSGPDSRMSNPSETSKCAMESGDESTGAQTNGLDFHRQTVQTTSAITNAHAQALLQQLTFTPAQQQLLLQQAQAQLLAAAVQHSASQQSNTTGASISASAATPITLSQPIQITPQLQQLQQQQNLNLQQFVLVQPGHHIATQLQPTQFIISQTPQGQQSLLQAQNLLTQLPQSQANLLQTQPSITLATQPATPTRTIAATPIQSLPHSQTTPKHIDTPSLEEPSDLEELEQFAKTFKQRRIKLGFTQGDVGLAMGKLYGNDFSQTTISRFEALNLSFKNMCKLKPLLEKWLNDAENQTSDQALSSPSSLGSPGLGLEGLNRRRKKRTSIETNIRVALEKSFLENQKPTSEEITMIADQLNMEKEVIRVWFCNRRQKEKRINPPSSGSAISTPIKAIFSPTTALALSTASLVTSNTPTTMTVNPVMPLTSTSVSSFTGTTVGSATTNTASVISTAPVVTTAASSPSISPSPSAAQASSSEQTSAQEILTAVSQAPCSLATTLCTGQVMVAAPSLSAALQGATQLPTSASIAAMAAAAGLNPGLMASSQFNPGGALLSLAPGGLGSALSPALMSNSTLATIQALASSGTLPITSLDGSGNFLFANTCAGSTPNLVTAPLFLNPQNLSLLASNPVSLVSAGGATGALNLHITTDAHQSAVTTATMPASTITTASKAQ; encoded by the exons atggcggacggagGAGCAGCGAGTCAAGATGAGAGTTCAGGACCAG ATTCTAGAATGAGTAATCCATCGGAAACAAGTAAATGTGCAATGGAGAGCGGGGACGAAAGCACTG GTGCCCAAACAAATGGACTGGACTTTCACAGGCAGACTGTGCAAACAACAAGCGCAATCACCAACGCACACGCACAGGCCTTGCTCCAACAG TTGACTTTTACTCCAGCGCAGCAGCAGTTATTGCTGCAGCAGGCTCAGGCTCAGCTCTTAGCAGCAGCGGTGCAGCATTCAGCCAGCCAGCAGAGCAACACTACAGGAGCCAGCATCTCTGCCTCTGCTGCCACCCCCATCACCCTCTCCCAACCCATCCAGATCACACCT cAATTACAGCAACTGCAACAGCAGCAGAACCTCAACCTGCAGCAGTTTGTGCTGGTCCAGCCGGGCCACCACATCGCAACACAGCTGCAGCCGACGCAGTTCATCATCTCGCAGACACCACAGGGCCAGCAGA GTCTCCTGCAGGCCCAGAACCTTCTAACTCAACTACCTCAAAGCCAAGCCAACCTCCTGCAGACCCAACCGAGCATCACACTTGCCACACAG CCTGCTACACCTACACGCACGATAGCAGCGACCCCCATCCAATCCCTTCCTCACAGCCAGACGACACCAAAGCACATCGACACACCCAGCCTGGAGGAGCCCAGCGACCTGGAGGAGCTAGAGCAGTTTGCCAAGACCTTCAAACAGCGACGCATCAAACTGGGCTTCACGCAG GGGGATGTTGGCCTTGCCATGGGAAAACTTTATGGAAACGACTTCAGCCAGACCACCATTTCTCGCTTTGAGGCCTTAAACCTGAGCTTTAAAAACATGTGCAAACTGAAGCCTCTGCTTGAAAAATGGCTCAATGATGCAG AGAACCAGACGTCTGACCAGGCCCTGTCCAGTCCCAGCTCTCTTGGCTCGCCTGGGCTGGGCTTGGAGGGTCTGAATCGGCGCCGCAAGAAGAGGACCAGCATCGAGACCAACATCAGAGTGGCCTTAGAAAAGAGCTTTCTGGAG AACCAAAAACCTACCTCTGAGGAGATCACCATGATTGCGGACCAGCTCAACATGGAGAAGGAGGTGATCCGAGTATGGTTCTGTAACCgcagacagaaagagaagaggATCAACCCACCCAGCAGCGGCAGCGCCATCAGCACTCCTATCAAAGCAATCTTCTCTCCCACTACAGCTCTG GCACTGAGTACAGCAAGTCTTGTGACCAGTAACACACCGACTACAATGACTGTAAACCCAGTTATGCCTCTCACCAGCACCAGTGTCTCCAGTTTTACTG GCACAACTGTTGGCTCAGCTACCACTAACACTGCATCGGTCATCTCCACTGCACCTGTAGTcaccacagcagcatcctctCCTTCGATCAGCCCTTCCCCCTCCGCAGCACAGGCGTCCTCCTCAGAGCAGACTTCAGCTCAGGAGATATTGACGGCAGTAAGTCAGGCACCTTGCTCCTTGGCGACAACTCTGTGCACTGGGCAGGTGATGGTGGCGGCGCCCAGCCTCTCAGCCGCTCTGCAAGGAGCCACTCAGCTGCCCACCAGCGCCAGCATCGCTGCCATGGCTGCAGCCGCAGGCCTCAATCCTGGCCTCATGGCGTCCTCACAGTTCAATCCTGG CGGAGCTCTTCTAAGTTTGGCACCTGGTGGTCTTGGAAGCGCTTTGAGTCCAGCACTGATGAGCAACAGCACCTTGGCCACTATCCAAG CTCTGGCATCTAGTGGCACTCTGCCCATTACATCTCTGGACGGGAGCGGGAACTTTCTGTTTGCCAACACCTGTGCTGGCAGCACCCCTAACCTCGTGACGGCACCCCTCTTTTTGAACCCTCAGAACTTGTCACTGCTTGCCAGTAACCCGGTCAGCCTGGTGTCTGCAGGAGGGGCAACGGGAGCCCTCAACCTGCACATCACCACCGATGCCCACCAGAGCGCTGTTACCACTGCAACTATGCCCGCCTCCACCATCACCACGGCCTCTAAGGCCCAGTAA
- the LOC113053098 gene encoding POU domain, class 2, transcription factor 1-like isoform X6: MADGGAASQDESSGPDSRMSNPSETSKCAMESGDESTGAQTNGLDFHRQTVQTTSAITNAHAQALLQQLTFTPAQQQLLLQQAQAQLLAAAVQHSASQQSNTTGASISASAATPITLSQPIQITPQLQQLQQQQNLNLQQFVLVQPGHHIATQLQPTQFIISQTPQGQQSLLQAQNLLTQLPQSQANLLQTQPSITLATQPATPTRTIAATPIQSLPHSQTTPKHIDTPSLEEPSDLEELEQFAKTFKQRRIKLGFTQGDVGLAMGKLYGNDFSQTTISRFEALNLSFKNMCKLKPLLEKWLNDAENQTSDQALSSPSSLGSPGLGLEGLNRRRKKRTSIETNIRVALEKSFLENQKPTSEEITMIADQLNMEKEVIRVWFCNRRQKEKRINPPSSGSAISTPIKAIFSPTTALALSTASLVTSNTPTTMTVNPVMPLTSTSVSSFTGTTVGSATTNTASVISTAPVVTTAASSPSISPSPSAAQASSSEQTSAQEILTAVSQAPCSLATTLCTGQVMVAAPSLSAALQGATQLPTSASIAAMAAAAGLNPGLMASSQFNPGGALLSLAPGGLGSALSPALMSNSTLATIQGLWSALASSGTLPITSLDGSGNFLFANTCAGSTPNLVTAPLFLNPQNLSLLASNPVSLVSAGGATGALNLHITTDAHQSAVTTATMPASTITTASKAQ; encoded by the exons atggcggacggagGAGCAGCGAGTCAAGATGAGAGTTCAGGACCAG ATTCTAGAATGAGTAATCCATCGGAAACAAGTAAATGTGCAATGGAGAGCGGGGACGAAAGCACTG GTGCCCAAACAAATGGACTGGACTTTCACAGGCAGACTGTGCAAACAACAAGCGCAATCACCAACGCACACGCACAGGCCTTGCTCCAACAG TTGACTTTTACTCCAGCGCAGCAGCAGTTATTGCTGCAGCAGGCTCAGGCTCAGCTCTTAGCAGCAGCGGTGCAGCATTCAGCCAGCCAGCAGAGCAACACTACAGGAGCCAGCATCTCTGCCTCTGCTGCCACCCCCATCACCCTCTCCCAACCCATCCAGATCACACCT cAATTACAGCAACTGCAACAGCAGCAGAACCTCAACCTGCAGCAGTTTGTGCTGGTCCAGCCGGGCCACCACATCGCAACACAGCTGCAGCCGACGCAGTTCATCATCTCGCAGACACCACAGGGCCAGCAGA GTCTCCTGCAGGCCCAGAACCTTCTAACTCAACTACCTCAAAGCCAAGCCAACCTCCTGCAGACCCAACCGAGCATCACACTTGCCACACAG CCTGCTACACCTACACGCACGATAGCAGCGACCCCCATCCAATCCCTTCCTCACAGCCAGACGACACCAAAGCACATCGACACACCCAGCCTGGAGGAGCCCAGCGACCTGGAGGAGCTAGAGCAGTTTGCCAAGACCTTCAAACAGCGACGCATCAAACTGGGCTTCACGCAG GGGGATGTTGGCCTTGCCATGGGAAAACTTTATGGAAACGACTTCAGCCAGACCACCATTTCTCGCTTTGAGGCCTTAAACCTGAGCTTTAAAAACATGTGCAAACTGAAGCCTCTGCTTGAAAAATGGCTCAATGATGCAG AGAACCAGACGTCTGACCAGGCCCTGTCCAGTCCCAGCTCTCTTGGCTCGCCTGGGCTGGGCTTGGAGGGTCTGAATCGGCGCCGCAAGAAGAGGACCAGCATCGAGACCAACATCAGAGTGGCCTTAGAAAAGAGCTTTCTGGAG AACCAAAAACCTACCTCTGAGGAGATCACCATGATTGCGGACCAGCTCAACATGGAGAAGGAGGTGATCCGAGTATGGTTCTGTAACCgcagacagaaagagaagaggATCAACCCACCCAGCAGCGGCAGCGCCATCAGCACTCCTATCAAAGCAATCTTCTCTCCCACTACAGCTCTG GCACTGAGTACAGCAAGTCTTGTGACCAGTAACACACCGACTACAATGACTGTAAACCCAGTTATGCCTCTCACCAGCACCAGTGTCTCCAGTTTTACTG GCACAACTGTTGGCTCAGCTACCACTAACACTGCATCGGTCATCTCCACTGCACCTGTAGTcaccacagcagcatcctctCCTTCGATCAGCCCTTCCCCCTCCGCAGCACAGGCGTCCTCCTCAGAGCAGACTTCAGCTCAGGAGATATTGACGGCAGTAAGTCAGGCACCTTGCTCCTTGGCGACAACTCTGTGCACTGGGCAGGTGATGGTGGCGGCGCCCAGCCTCTCAGCCGCTCTGCAAGGAGCCACTCAGCTGCCCACCAGCGCCAGCATCGCTGCCATGGCTGCAGCCGCAGGCCTCAATCCTGGCCTCATGGCGTCCTCACAGTTCAATCCTGG CGGAGCTCTTCTAAGTTTGGCACCTGGTGGTCTTGGAAGCGCTTTGAGTCCAGCACTGATGAGCAACAGCACCTTGGCCACTATCCAAGGTCTGTGGAGCG CTCTGGCATCTAGTGGCACTCTGCCCATTACATCTCTGGACGGGAGCGGGAACTTTCTGTTTGCCAACACCTGTGCTGGCAGCACCCCTAACCTCGTGACGGCACCCCTCTTTTTGAACCCTCAGAACTTGTCACTGCTTGCCAGTAACCCGGTCAGCCTGGTGTCTGCAGGAGGGGCAACGGGAGCCCTCAACCTGCACATCACCACCGATGCCCACCAGAGCGCTGTTACCACTGCAACTATGCCCGCCTCCACCATCACCACGGCCTCTAAGGCCCAGTAA
- the LOC113053098 gene encoding POU domain, class 2, transcription factor 1-like isoform X4 translates to MADGGAASQDESSGPDSRMSNPSETSKCAMESGDESTGAQTNGLDFHRQTVQTTSAITNAHAQALLQQLTFTPAQQQLLLQQAQAQLLAAAVQHSASQQSNTTGASISASAATPITLSQPIQITPQLQQLQQQQNLNLQQFVLVQPGHHIATQLQPTQFIISQTPQGQQSLLQAQNLLTQLPQSQANLLQTQPSITLATQPATPTRTIAATPIQSLPHSQTTPKHIDTPSLEEPSDLEELEQFAKTFKQRRIKLGFTQGDVGLAMGKLYGNDFSQTTISRFEALNLSFKNMCKLKPLLEKWLNDAVRAVCAENQTSDQALSSPSSLGSPGLGLEGLNRRRKKRTSIETNIRVALEKSFLEQNQKPTSEEITMIADQLNMEKEVIRVWFCNRRQKEKRINPPSSGSAISTPIKAIFSPTTALALSTASLVTSNTPTTMTVNPVMPLTSTSVSSFTGTTVGSATTNTASVISTAPVVTTAASSPSISPSPSAAQASSSEQTSAQEILTAVSQAPCSLATTLCTGQVMVAAPSLSAALQGATQLPTSASIAAMAAAAGLNPGLMASSQFNPGGALLSLAPGGLGSALSPALMSNSTLATIQALASSGTLPITSLDGSGNFLFANTCAGSTPNLVTAPLFLNPQNLSLLASNPVSLVSAGGATGALNLHITTDAHQSAVTTATMPASTITTASKAQ, encoded by the exons atggcggacggagGAGCAGCGAGTCAAGATGAGAGTTCAGGACCAG ATTCTAGAATGAGTAATCCATCGGAAACAAGTAAATGTGCAATGGAGAGCGGGGACGAAAGCACTG GTGCCCAAACAAATGGACTGGACTTTCACAGGCAGACTGTGCAAACAACAAGCGCAATCACCAACGCACACGCACAGGCCTTGCTCCAACAG TTGACTTTTACTCCAGCGCAGCAGCAGTTATTGCTGCAGCAGGCTCAGGCTCAGCTCTTAGCAGCAGCGGTGCAGCATTCAGCCAGCCAGCAGAGCAACACTACAGGAGCCAGCATCTCTGCCTCTGCTGCCACCCCCATCACCCTCTCCCAACCCATCCAGATCACACCT cAATTACAGCAACTGCAACAGCAGCAGAACCTCAACCTGCAGCAGTTTGTGCTGGTCCAGCCGGGCCACCACATCGCAACACAGCTGCAGCCGACGCAGTTCATCATCTCGCAGACACCACAGGGCCAGCAGA GTCTCCTGCAGGCCCAGAACCTTCTAACTCAACTACCTCAAAGCCAAGCCAACCTCCTGCAGACCCAACCGAGCATCACACTTGCCACACAG CCTGCTACACCTACACGCACGATAGCAGCGACCCCCATCCAATCCCTTCCTCACAGCCAGACGACACCAAAGCACATCGACACACCCAGCCTGGAGGAGCCCAGCGACCTGGAGGAGCTAGAGCAGTTTGCCAAGACCTTCAAACAGCGACGCATCAAACTGGGCTTCACGCAG GGGGATGTTGGCCTTGCCATGGGAAAACTTTATGGAAACGACTTCAGCCAGACCACCATTTCTCGCTTTGAGGCCTTAAACCTGAGCTTTAAAAACATGTGCAAACTGAAGCCTCTGCTTGAAAAATGGCTCAATGATGCAG TGCGCGCTGTTTGTGCAGAGAACCAGACGTCTGACCAGGCCCTGTCCAGTCCCAGCTCTCTTGGCTCGCCTGGGCTGGGCTTGGAGGGTCTGAATCGGCGCCGCAAGAAGAGGACCAGCATCGAGACCAACATCAGAGTGGCCTTAGAAAAGAGCTTTCTGGAG CAGAACCAAAAACCTACCTCTGAGGAGATCACCATGATTGCGGACCAGCTCAACATGGAGAAGGAGGTGATCCGAGTATGGTTCTGTAACCgcagacagaaagagaagaggATCAACCCACCCAGCAGCGGCAGCGCCATCAGCACTCCTATCAAAGCAATCTTCTCTCCCACTACAGCTCTG GCACTGAGTACAGCAAGTCTTGTGACCAGTAACACACCGACTACAATGACTGTAAACCCAGTTATGCCTCTCACCAGCACCAGTGTCTCCAGTTTTACTG GCACAACTGTTGGCTCAGCTACCACTAACACTGCATCGGTCATCTCCACTGCACCTGTAGTcaccacagcagcatcctctCCTTCGATCAGCCCTTCCCCCTCCGCAGCACAGGCGTCCTCCTCAGAGCAGACTTCAGCTCAGGAGATATTGACGGCAGTAAGTCAGGCACCTTGCTCCTTGGCGACAACTCTGTGCACTGGGCAGGTGATGGTGGCGGCGCCCAGCCTCTCAGCCGCTCTGCAAGGAGCCACTCAGCTGCCCACCAGCGCCAGCATCGCTGCCATGGCTGCAGCCGCAGGCCTCAATCCTGGCCTCATGGCGTCCTCACAGTTCAATCCTGG CGGAGCTCTTCTAAGTTTGGCACCTGGTGGTCTTGGAAGCGCTTTGAGTCCAGCACTGATGAGCAACAGCACCTTGGCCACTATCCAAG CTCTGGCATCTAGTGGCACTCTGCCCATTACATCTCTGGACGGGAGCGGGAACTTTCTGTTTGCCAACACCTGTGCTGGCAGCACCCCTAACCTCGTGACGGCACCCCTCTTTTTGAACCCTCAGAACTTGTCACTGCTTGCCAGTAACCCGGTCAGCCTGGTGTCTGCAGGAGGGGCAACGGGAGCCCTCAACCTGCACATCACCACCGATGCCCACCAGAGCGCTGTTACCACTGCAACTATGCCCGCCTCCACCATCACCACGGCCTCTAAGGCCCAGTAA
- the LOC113053098 gene encoding POU domain, class 2, transcription factor 1-like isoform X9 produces the protein MADGGAASQDESSGPGAQTNGLDFHRQTVQTTSAITNAHAQALLQQLTFTPAQQQLLLQQAQAQLLAAAVQHSASQQSNTTGASISASAATPITLSQPIQITPQLQQLQQQQNLNLQQFVLVQPGHHIATQLQPTQFIISQTPQGQQSLLQAQNLLTQLPQSQANLLQTQPSITLATQPATPTRTIAATPIQSLPHSQTTPKHIDTPSLEEPSDLEELEQFAKTFKQRRIKLGFTQGDVGLAMGKLYGNDFSQTTISRFEALNLSFKNMCKLKPLLEKWLNDAVRAVCAENQTSDQALSSPSSLGSPGLGLEGLNRRRKKRTSIETNIRVALEKSFLEQNQKPTSEEITMIADQLNMEKEVIRVWFCNRRQKEKRINPPSSGSAISTPIKAIFSPTTALALSTASLVTSNTPTTMTVNPVMPLTSTSVSSFTGTTVGSATTNTASVISTAPVVTTAASSPSISPSPSAAQASSSEQTSAQEILTAVSQAPCSLATTLCTGQVMVAAPSLSAALQGATQLPTSASIAAMAAAAGLNPGLMASSQFNPGGALLSLAPGGLGSALSPALMSNSTLATIQALASSGTLPITSLDGSGNFLFANTCAGSTPNLVTAPLFLNPQNLSLLASNPVSLVSAGGATGALNLHITTDAHQSAVTTATMPASTITTASKAQ, from the exons atggcggacggagGAGCAGCGAGTCAAGATGAGAGTTCAGGACCAG GTGCCCAAACAAATGGACTGGACTTTCACAGGCAGACTGTGCAAACAACAAGCGCAATCACCAACGCACACGCACAGGCCTTGCTCCAACAG TTGACTTTTACTCCAGCGCAGCAGCAGTTATTGCTGCAGCAGGCTCAGGCTCAGCTCTTAGCAGCAGCGGTGCAGCATTCAGCCAGCCAGCAGAGCAACACTACAGGAGCCAGCATCTCTGCCTCTGCTGCCACCCCCATCACCCTCTCCCAACCCATCCAGATCACACCT cAATTACAGCAACTGCAACAGCAGCAGAACCTCAACCTGCAGCAGTTTGTGCTGGTCCAGCCGGGCCACCACATCGCAACACAGCTGCAGCCGACGCAGTTCATCATCTCGCAGACACCACAGGGCCAGCAGA GTCTCCTGCAGGCCCAGAACCTTCTAACTCAACTACCTCAAAGCCAAGCCAACCTCCTGCAGACCCAACCGAGCATCACACTTGCCACACAG CCTGCTACACCTACACGCACGATAGCAGCGACCCCCATCCAATCCCTTCCTCACAGCCAGACGACACCAAAGCACATCGACACACCCAGCCTGGAGGAGCCCAGCGACCTGGAGGAGCTAGAGCAGTTTGCCAAGACCTTCAAACAGCGACGCATCAAACTGGGCTTCACGCAG GGGGATGTTGGCCTTGCCATGGGAAAACTTTATGGAAACGACTTCAGCCAGACCACCATTTCTCGCTTTGAGGCCTTAAACCTGAGCTTTAAAAACATGTGCAAACTGAAGCCTCTGCTTGAAAAATGGCTCAATGATGCAG TGCGCGCTGTTTGTGCAGAGAACCAGACGTCTGACCAGGCCCTGTCCAGTCCCAGCTCTCTTGGCTCGCCTGGGCTGGGCTTGGAGGGTCTGAATCGGCGCCGCAAGAAGAGGACCAGCATCGAGACCAACATCAGAGTGGCCTTAGAAAAGAGCTTTCTGGAG CAGAACCAAAAACCTACCTCTGAGGAGATCACCATGATTGCGGACCAGCTCAACATGGAGAAGGAGGTGATCCGAGTATGGTTCTGTAACCgcagacagaaagagaagaggATCAACCCACCCAGCAGCGGCAGCGCCATCAGCACTCCTATCAAAGCAATCTTCTCTCCCACTACAGCTCTG GCACTGAGTACAGCAAGTCTTGTGACCAGTAACACACCGACTACAATGACTGTAAACCCAGTTATGCCTCTCACCAGCACCAGTGTCTCCAGTTTTACTG GCACAACTGTTGGCTCAGCTACCACTAACACTGCATCGGTCATCTCCACTGCACCTGTAGTcaccacagcagcatcctctCCTTCGATCAGCCCTTCCCCCTCCGCAGCACAGGCGTCCTCCTCAGAGCAGACTTCAGCTCAGGAGATATTGACGGCAGTAAGTCAGGCACCTTGCTCCTTGGCGACAACTCTGTGCACTGGGCAGGTGATGGTGGCGGCGCCCAGCCTCTCAGCCGCTCTGCAAGGAGCCACTCAGCTGCCCACCAGCGCCAGCATCGCTGCCATGGCTGCAGCCGCAGGCCTCAATCCTGGCCTCATGGCGTCCTCACAGTTCAATCCTGG CGGAGCTCTTCTAAGTTTGGCACCTGGTGGTCTTGGAAGCGCTTTGAGTCCAGCACTGATGAGCAACAGCACCTTGGCCACTATCCAAG CTCTGGCATCTAGTGGCACTCTGCCCATTACATCTCTGGACGGGAGCGGGAACTTTCTGTTTGCCAACACCTGTGCTGGCAGCACCCCTAACCTCGTGACGGCACCCCTCTTTTTGAACCCTCAGAACTTGTCACTGCTTGCCAGTAACCCGGTCAGCCTGGTGTCTGCAGGAGGGGCAACGGGAGCCCTCAACCTGCACATCACCACCGATGCCCACCAGAGCGCTGTTACCACTGCAACTATGCCCGCCTCCACCATCACCACGGCCTCTAAGGCCCAGTAA